In Limibacter armeniacum, a single window of DNA contains:
- a CDS encoding MG2 domain-containing protein yields MKRLLLLPLLLLTSIVLLSFVFFQSDPFDKMIAKLAAYTEALPQEKIYVQMDKPFYKPGDNIWLSVFLVNEMDHLPSTQSQIANIELVDPKGETKNLRLICNNGRGKADFKLPSNAPGGLYKIKAHTQWMKNFPDEYFFEKSFQVQAITKPNVLLSLDFERKAYGPSEKVVANFAAQSLTKKPLANQSFMVAIKLENKLFKSLKLTTDQNGKAAIQFDLPENLKNNDALLNITIENNGSIESISRAIPIMLQDITLQFFPESGHLVENVNSKVAFKATDAFGKPVDIEGVVLNKHKEEVTKFRSFHDGMGAFEILLESNEAYTAYITHPVKTDTPIPLPEALSFGFSMSTGLAENGTLPVSIHAPDQEIVTLILQVRNKPYYYQTFPLHPGVNSLNIPLKDIPAGIAHLTLFDNHQRPCCERLNFINSDKQMKVSIETDKEKYLPYEEVKMMVKTTDETGQPISASLALSVVDDKVLSFADDKQDHLLSYLLLSSDLKGEIHEPIFYFDTGETKAAQALDYLLMTQGWRKFNWREVMDKSYPEWKNTIEFQAEQTKVKGQLLDNNSHPLPDVDLKLDGWSTKTDKNGNFSFSTIDLSTPKDLEVFYPNNNPFKQAIYKYKDDYSIIPTIKGKVTDDDGNPIPNVSIYIPESGERCVSNQYGQFSISALISQSLAVNKPGFQPLNIKIKNSDSLSITLQKRKVVLMRNKLYEEEVIDEMVMAAPVVWGAEEPDFAAGNEVFLEQAFTENDQPVVPPVADEVAIEELKVEFDEDDEWVELFNGTDGFVDIPFEEINEFYEARTFYIPDYKTNPPQSRTDFRETIYWNPVVETGSDGTAQISFYTNAALTSFSATAQGISATGKVGRSNHQFYSQMPVSIESKAPEFLTYEDQCIIPITLKNNTESPILAKVKIQTSNNLKSVLPNLQTIELQAYEAISIPLQIEVQSSGNEAMVSASVAASDYKDSFSKTFKVVPKGFPVSQSFSGNTMQQQYSLHITDMMPNTLTASAVAYPDMLTELMAGVESILQEPYGCFEQTSSSTYPNILALQFMRQSGQVNPEIEKKALALIDKGYKKLISFETKENGYEWFGGLPAHEGLTAYGLLEFSDMEEVYASVDNKMVARTRTYLMDKRDGKGGYITNKNGLDSFGNINKEVYNAYVTYALVETGHKGLEKEIDAIYDQNIDQQDVYKLSLLLNILLEAKDTRSHKVFSKIKKLTDSNGFGKLPATYSVTMSGGKSLQVETTSFLVLGILKMQTPDNKLLQEAANYLVNARESYGGFGSTQATIMALKALTEFARYSKVTKSDGDIILSINNQKNTIHFEKGSRDPIQLSNLNDLFKEGNNTLNWQYKNTKQALPYSITANWYTYTPPSSDKCDVSLDVRTPESKIRIGDTFRAEIEVRNKSKQPLPMVLAKIGILSGVSVQPWQIKALQEKHLFDYYEITDNYLILYFRGMKASEKKVIQLDLKSEFEGKYFAPASCAYLYYTAEYKHWIKGISCEITQGH; encoded by the coding sequence ATGAAACGACTACTGCTATTGCCATTGCTGCTCTTGACAAGCATAGTCTTGCTGAGTTTTGTCTTTTTCCAAAGTGACCCCTTCGATAAGATGATTGCCAAATTAGCTGCCTACACCGAGGCTCTGCCTCAGGAAAAAATCTATGTCCAAATGGACAAACCCTTTTATAAGCCAGGTGACAATATTTGGCTTAGTGTCTTTCTTGTAAATGAGATGGACCACCTTCCCTCCACTCAAAGCCAAATAGCAAACATTGAGTTGGTAGACCCCAAAGGTGAAACCAAAAACTTAAGGTTAATCTGTAATAATGGTAGAGGAAAAGCTGACTTCAAGCTCCCATCAAATGCCCCTGGTGGACTGTATAAAATCAAGGCTCATACCCAATGGATGAAAAACTTCCCGGATGAATACTTCTTTGAAAAGTCATTTCAGGTACAGGCTATCACCAAACCGAATGTATTGCTAAGCCTTGATTTCGAAAGAAAAGCTTATGGTCCTTCTGAAAAGGTTGTTGCCAATTTTGCAGCCCAATCACTCACCAAAAAGCCACTGGCTAATCAGAGTTTTATGGTAGCCATCAAATTGGAAAATAAGCTATTCAAATCTCTAAAACTGACAACTGACCAAAATGGGAAAGCAGCGATCCAATTTGACCTACCTGAAAACCTAAAAAATAACGATGCTCTCTTAAACATTACAATTGAAAACAATGGTAGCATTGAATCAATATCCAGAGCAATTCCTATCATGCTACAGGATATAACGCTGCAGTTTTTCCCAGAAAGCGGTCACTTGGTAGAAAATGTCAATTCAAAGGTTGCTTTCAAGGCTACTGATGCGTTTGGAAAACCAGTAGACATAGAGGGTGTAGTATTGAATAAGCATAAGGAAGAAGTTACTAAATTCAGAAGCTTTCATGATGGTATGGGCGCTTTTGAGATACTTCTTGAAAGTAATGAAGCCTACACTGCATATATCACACACCCTGTCAAGACCGACACCCCTATCCCCCTACCTGAAGCTTTGTCATTTGGGTTTAGTATGTCTACAGGACTAGCTGAAAATGGCACACTGCCTGTTTCTATTCATGCCCCAGACCAAGAAATAGTCACACTTATTCTTCAGGTTAGAAATAAGCCCTATTACTATCAGACATTCCCACTTCATCCCGGTGTCAATTCCTTGAACATTCCTCTAAAGGATATACCTGCAGGTATTGCGCACTTGACTTTGTTTGACAATCATCAGCGACCTTGTTGTGAAAGGCTCAATTTTATCAATTCAGACAAGCAAATGAAGGTCAGTATAGAAACAGACAAGGAAAAATACCTTCCGTATGAAGAAGTGAAAATGATGGTAAAAACGACTGATGAAACAGGACAACCTATTTCTGCTTCATTGGCATTGTCAGTTGTGGACGACAAGGTTCTCAGCTTTGCTGATGACAAACAAGATCACCTTTTATCCTACTTACTTCTGAGCAGTGATTTGAAAGGAGAAATTCATGAACCTATTTTCTATTTTGATACAGGAGAAACAAAAGCGGCTCAGGCTTTGGATTACCTACTGATGACACAAGGTTGGCGAAAGTTTAACTGGCGGGAAGTGATGGATAAAAGTTACCCTGAATGGAAAAATACTATAGAATTTCAGGCTGAGCAAACTAAGGTAAAAGGTCAACTTTTAGATAATAACAGCCATCCACTTCCTGATGTGGACCTCAAACTGGATGGTTGGTCTACCAAGACAGACAAAAACGGGAACTTCTCATTTTCTACCATAGACCTTTCAACACCAAAAGACCTTGAAGTTTTTTACCCCAACAACAATCCTTTTAAACAAGCCATATATAAATACAAAGACGATTACAGTATCATCCCTACAATCAAAGGTAAAGTAACAGACGATGATGGCAACCCTATTCCCAATGTCTCCATATATATTCCAGAATCTGGTGAAAGATGTGTAAGTAACCAATATGGTCAGTTCTCAATTTCGGCACTGATATCACAGAGTCTAGCAGTGAACAAACCCGGCTTCCAACCGCTAAACATTAAGATTAAAAATTCCGATTCTCTTTCCATCACACTTCAGAAGAGGAAGGTAGTGTTAATGAGAAATAAGTTATACGAAGAAGAAGTCATAGATGAGATGGTGATGGCAGCACCAGTAGTATGGGGAGCAGAAGAACCTGATTTTGCGGCAGGAAATGAAGTGTTTTTAGAGCAAGCTTTCACAGAAAATGACCAGCCTGTCGTACCTCCGGTTGCTGATGAGGTTGCTATAGAAGAGCTTAAAGTGGAATTTGATGAAGATGATGAATGGGTTGAATTATTCAATGGAACAGATGGATTTGTTGACATACCATTTGAGGAAATCAACGAGTTCTATGAAGCTCGTACCTTTTATATACCTGACTACAAAACCAATCCTCCACAATCAAGAACTGACTTCAGAGAAACAATCTACTGGAACCCTGTGGTTGAAACAGGAAGTGATGGTACAGCCCAAATTTCCTTTTACACCAATGCTGCCTTAACCTCCTTTTCAGCCACTGCACAAGGAATTTCAGCTACAGGAAAAGTCGGCAGAAGCAACCATCAGTTTTACAGCCAAATGCCAGTAAGTATTGAAAGTAAAGCTCCTGAGTTCCTCACTTATGAAGATCAGTGTATCATTCCTATCACGCTTAAAAACAATACGGAAAGTCCCATTTTAGCGAAAGTAAAAATTCAGACCTCAAATAACCTGAAGTCCGTTTTACCTAACCTTCAAACAATAGAACTTCAAGCGTATGAAGCGATCAGCATTCCACTCCAAATAGAGGTTCAGTCCAGTGGAAACGAAGCTATGGTTTCAGCTAGTGTAGCAGCTTCAGATTACAAGGACAGCTTTTCCAAAACTTTCAAGGTTGTGCCTAAAGGATTTCCGGTAAGCCAATCCTTTTCTGGAAATACCATGCAACAGCAATATTCCCTTCATATCACGGACATGATGCCCAACACACTTACAGCAAGTGCTGTTGCCTACCCTGATATGCTAACAGAACTAATGGCGGGTGTTGAATCCATTTTACAGGAGCCTTATGGCTGTTTTGAGCAAACCTCATCCAGTACTTACCCAAATATCTTGGCTTTACAGTTTATGAGGCAAAGTGGTCAGGTAAATCCTGAAATTGAGAAAAAAGCACTAGCCTTGATTGACAAGGGGTATAAAAAGTTGATTTCATTTGAGACGAAAGAGAATGGCTACGAATGGTTTGGCGGCCTACCTGCACACGAAGGCTTAACGGCTTATGGGTTATTGGAATTCAGTGATATGGAAGAAGTGTACGCTTCTGTTGACAATAAAATGGTAGCCAGAACCCGAACCTATCTTATGGACAAAAGAGATGGCAAGGGAGGCTATATCACCAATAAAAATGGACTGGATAGTTTCGGGAATATCAATAAGGAAGTGTACAATGCCTATGTTACCTACGCATTGGTCGAAACTGGTCACAAAGGGTTAGAAAAGGAAATTGATGCCATTTATGATCAGAATATCGATCAGCAAGATGTCTATAAGCTTTCACTTCTGTTGAATATCCTGCTTGAAGCCAAGGATACCAGGTCACATAAAGTATTCTCCAAAATCAAGAAACTAACTGATTCAAATGGTTTTGGAAAGCTCCCTGCCACTTATTCAGTGACTATGTCTGGGGGAAAATCACTTCAGGTTGAAACCACCTCTTTTTTAGTGTTAGGCATCCTAAAAATGCAGACACCTGACAACAAACTATTGCAGGAAGCTGCTAACTATTTGGTAAATGCCAGAGAAAGTTACGGAGGATTTGGCTCCACTCAAGCAACCATTATGGCTCTAAAGGCTCTGACCGAATTCGCTCGATACTCAAAAGTTACCAAAAGTGATGGGGACATTATCCTAAGTATCAACAACCAAAAAAACACCATACATTTTGAAAAGGGATCTCGTGACCCAATTCAGCTATCCAACTTGAATGACCTATTCAAAGAAGGTAACAATACCCTCAATTGGCAATATAAAAATACAAAACAGGCACTACCCTACTCCATCACCGCCAACTGGTACACCTACACGCCGCCATCCAGTGATAAGTGTGATGTATCATTGGATGTACGAACGCCTGAATCAAAAATAAGGATTGGAGATACTTTCAGGGCTGAAATAGAAGTCCGCAATAAATCCAAGCAACCATTACCAATGGTACTTGCTAAAATTGGCATTCTTTCGGGAGTTAGTGTACAGCCTTGGCAAATCAAAGCCCTGCAAGAGAAACACCTCTTCGATTACTATGAAATTACGGACAACTACTTGATTCTGTATTTCAGAGGCATGAAAGCTTCAGAAAAAAAAGTGATCCAACTGGACCTCAAATCAGAGTTTGAAGGCAAATATTTTGCACCAGCTAGCTGTGCCTATCTATACTATACTGCCGAGTACAAGCATTGGATCAAAGGGATAAGTTGTGAGATTACACAGGGGCATTGA
- a CDS encoding bifunctional 5,10-methylenetetrahydrofolate dehydrogenase/5,10-methenyltetrahydrofolate cyclohydrolase — MQLIDGKATAEAIKGEIAIEVKEILANGGKQPHLAAVLVGNDGGSRTYVNHKVKACEQCGFKSTLLEFEETITEEELLAVVDKLNKDEDIDGFIVQLPLPKHIDETKVTLAIDPAKDVDGFHPENLGRMMIGLPGFLPATPYGIVQLLERYGIETSGKKCVVVGRSNIVGTPMSLLMSRNAKVGNCTVTLTHSRTADLAAETREADILIAALGKPEFVTADMVKEGAVVIDVGTSRVKDDSKKSGFSLKGDVKFDEVSPKCSFITPVPGGVGPMTVVTLMRNTLLAAKNR; from the coding sequence ATGCAACTGATAGACGGAAAAGCGACAGCTGAGGCAATCAAGGGCGAGATTGCAATTGAAGTAAAAGAGATTTTGGCAAATGGTGGTAAGCAACCACATTTGGCAGCAGTACTAGTGGGGAATGACGGTGGTAGCCGTACGTATGTGAACCACAAGGTCAAAGCTTGTGAGCAATGCGGATTCAAGTCGACATTGCTGGAGTTTGAAGAGACAATCACAGAAGAAGAACTGCTTGCTGTGGTTGACAAACTGAACAAGGATGAGGATATCGATGGCTTTATTGTTCAGTTGCCGCTTCCGAAACATATAGATGAGACAAAAGTCACTTTGGCAATTGACCCTGCCAAAGATGTGGATGGTTTCCACCCTGAAAACCTGGGACGTATGATGATTGGTCTTCCTGGTTTCTTGCCAGCGACTCCTTACGGAATAGTCCAATTGTTGGAGCGTTACGGTATAGAAACTTCAGGTAAGAAATGTGTGGTTGTGGGTAGAAGCAACATCGTAGGTACGCCTATGAGCTTGCTGATGTCTAGAAATGCTAAAGTAGGTAACTGTACTGTTACTTTGACGCATAGCCGTACAGCTGATCTTGCTGCTGAAACACGTGAAGCAGATATTCTGATTGCAGCTTTGGGTAAACCTGAGTTTGTGACGGCTGATATGGTGAAAGAAGGTGCTGTAGTGATTGACGTAGGAACATCTCGTGTGAAGGACGACTCTAAGAAGTCAGGTTTCAGCTTGAAAGGTGACGTGAAGTTTGATGAGGTATCTCCTAAGTGTAGCTTTATTACACCAGTTCCTGGAGGTGTTGGTCCAATGACTGTGGTAACGCTGATGCGTAATACATTGCTGGCAGCGAAGAATAGATAA
- the moaA gene encoding GTP 3',8-cyclase MoaA, which produces MLQDKYGRPISYVRLAVTDRCNLRCTYCMPEHIQFVERKALLTFEEMERLLMILTQMGVNKVRITGGEPFMRKGLMDFLDNLSSIELLKKITLTTNGVFTQQYLSKLKALGINSINLSLDTLDAQKFFQLTRRNEFQTVWATFEQMVAMGFAVKINMVVMEDQNTEDILPMATLAEQYPVDVRFIEEMPFNGEENRHPVLKWDYVRILEELKSVYPDLKLMVAEPHSTSLNYSAPRLKGKLGVIPAYSRTFCGSCNRIRITSQGFLHTCLYSKSSLNLRSLLRSGASDQEIQLAIQQAVSGKAKNGFEAARLNKDSLSASMSTIGG; this is translated from the coding sequence ATGCTGCAAGATAAATATGGAAGACCAATCAGCTATGTAAGATTAGCTGTGACAGACAGGTGCAACCTCAGGTGTACATACTGTATGCCTGAACACATTCAGTTTGTTGAAAGAAAAGCGCTGCTCACTTTTGAAGAAATGGAAAGGCTACTGATGATCCTTACCCAAATGGGTGTCAACAAGGTAAGAATCACTGGAGGTGAGCCATTTATGAGAAAAGGCCTTATGGATTTTTTAGACAACCTATCTTCCATAGAATTGCTCAAAAAGATCACCTTGACTACCAATGGTGTATTTACACAACAATACCTCTCAAAGCTGAAAGCGCTTGGCATCAACAGTATCAACCTAAGTCTTGATACACTGGACGCTCAAAAGTTTTTTCAGCTGACTAGGCGAAATGAGTTCCAGACAGTATGGGCTACTTTTGAGCAAATGGTAGCGATGGGCTTTGCGGTAAAAATCAATATGGTAGTGATGGAAGACCAAAATACAGAAGACATTCTTCCAATGGCTACTTTGGCTGAGCAATACCCTGTTGATGTACGGTTTATTGAAGAGATGCCTTTCAATGGAGAAGAAAACAGACACCCTGTGCTGAAATGGGATTATGTCCGAATACTGGAGGAATTAAAAAGTGTTTACCCTGACTTGAAACTGATGGTGGCAGAACCTCATTCCACTTCACTCAACTACTCTGCTCCAAGGTTAAAAGGAAAACTGGGAGTGATTCCCGCCTACAGTCGTACCTTCTGTGGGAGCTGCAATAGAATCAGAATCACATCTCAAGGATTTTTGCATACTTGCCTTTACAGCAAGTCTAGCCTGAACCTAAGATCTTTACTTCGATCTGGTGCTTCAGATCAGGAGATCCAACTTGCCATTCAGCAGGCTGTTAGTGGAAAAGCTAAAAACGGATTTGAGGCTGCCCGTCTCAACAAGGACAGCCTATCCGCCTCTATGTCAACAATTGGAGGATAA
- a CDS encoding DUF7009 family protein: protein MKLRIKDASVRLRLDKVDLDTLNEKGKVETVTPFWNRMLKYAVRTTTSVSHLSATFENERIMLYIPESYLAEMIETDKVGFDHVQKNEDGTQLSILIEKDFKCLTPRNEDESNAFPNPQEGHSC from the coding sequence ATGAAATTACGCATTAAAGATGCATCAGTAAGGTTAAGACTGGATAAGGTTGACCTTGATACCTTGAATGAGAAAGGAAAAGTGGAAACAGTTACGCCTTTTTGGAATAGAATGCTAAAATATGCGGTCAGAACGACAACCTCAGTTTCTCACCTATCGGCAACTTTCGAAAATGAACGCATTATGCTGTACATTCCTGAAAGCTATCTGGCAGAAATGATCGAGACTGACAAGGTCGGCTTTGACCATGTTCAGAAAAATGAGGATGGAACTCAACTAAGTATTTTAATTGAAAAAGACTTTAAGTGTCTGACACCTAGAAATGAAGATGAAAGTAACGCCTTTCCGAATCCACAAGAGGGGCATTCATGCTAA
- the pnuC gene encoding nicotinamide riboside transporter PnuC yields MELLTQTISYFSENQIELWGTIFGIICVWFNTKENIWGWPTGLISVGLYIYIFLNAGLYGDFLLHIIYVILGIYGWYHWLYGGKSTDALPVSYSSTKELSILVVIGTLGTLVMGYIFENYFGSDVPYWDAFTTSFSLIAQWQLAKKRIENWVIWIIVDVACVGIYFYKGLMFTTFLYFVYLFLASWGFIQWRKSYQQHKTEKVIA; encoded by the coding sequence TTGGAACTGCTAACGCAAACCATCAGCTACTTCAGCGAAAACCAGATAGAACTGTGGGGCACAATCTTCGGTATCATCTGCGTATGGTTCAATACCAAAGAAAATATTTGGGGTTGGCCCACAGGTCTGATCAGTGTCGGTTTATATATCTATATATTTCTGAATGCGGGCTTGTATGGTGACTTTTTGCTCCATATCATCTACGTCATCTTGGGTATCTACGGCTGGTACCATTGGCTTTATGGTGGAAAATCAACAGATGCCTTACCTGTATCCTACTCCTCTACCAAGGAATTATCCATATTGGTGGTAATAGGCACTTTAGGCACTTTGGTGATGGGCTATATTTTTGAAAATTACTTTGGCTCTGATGTACCATACTGGGATGCTTTTACCACTTCATTTAGTTTGATAGCACAATGGCAACTCGCCAAGAAACGTATCGAAAACTGGGTGATCTGGATAATCGTAGACGTTGCCTGTGTAGGTATTTACTTCTACAAAGGATTGATGTTTACCACATTCCTGTACTTTGTTTACCTGTTTTTGGCGTCATGGGGCTTTATACAATGGAGAAAATCATATCAGCAACACAAAACTGAAAAGGTAATCGCCTAA
- a CDS encoding molybdopterin oxidoreductase family protein — MDKKESDKEIHDIGRRDFVKLAGGVIAVGGLAAGGWAFTEFIVDEGPVAKWHKSVCRYCGTGCGVMLGMNKDKKLVRIRGDQEAHNKGVICIKGSTLDKMMANREQRLTKPMIRKEGKLVEASWDDAMTLITNKFKEAIAASGPESVGYYGSGQLYAEESYTANKLFKAGIQSNNVDGNPRLCMASAAVGYTQTFGKDEPPGAYEDIDHAECFFLIGSNTYECHPPLFERIMIRKKSNPKVKIIVIDPRRTKTAEHADLHLAVIPGTDLLLLNSMLYTLIEMGLYDNEFVNEHINFNDGKQNVSFEDYKKFLADYKPEDIAEELGVSAREIRRAAYMFGNSKATMSLWTMGINQRIQGVFLNNTLNSMHLVTGHINRPGATPLSLTGQCNACGGVRDTGSLSHMLPNGRLIAKEQHRNEMEELWGVKKGTINPKPGYDAINMFKAMVEDKLKCCLVMCTNPAQSVPNADYYREGMEKCFLVVADVFETETTKLADVVLPAALYIEKEGVYGQTERRYQLIEKLIDPPGEARSDLEILGEFAERMGYGGLIKARTPHDVWEEYRELSSHSKYNFKGITYERLKEERGIQWPCPSEDHPGTVRRYTEGDPFVPKGKKHYFYGKPDGKAVVFLRPYIKTKEQLSEQRPLFLTTGRVISQWHTGTMTRLVDELKNSSGDACLVLHPEDALKLGLKEGDMAKIDSSRGEMMGKVKISENETPGVVFAAFYDPNFLVNKVVSDDYDPVSKEPAYKVTAVSVSKSLPLQNR; from the coding sequence ATGGATAAAAAAGAATCGGATAAAGAAATACATGATATCGGAAGAAGGGACTTTGTCAAGCTTGCTGGTGGCGTGATTGCTGTAGGTGGTTTGGCGGCTGGAGGTTGGGCTTTTACAGAGTTTATTGTGGATGAAGGCCCTGTGGCTAAATGGCATAAGTCCGTTTGCCGGTATTGTGGAACGGGATGTGGTGTGATGTTAGGTATGAACAAGGATAAGAAACTTGTTAGAATTAGGGGAGATCAGGAAGCACATAACAAAGGTGTGATTTGTATCAAGGGTTCTACTCTTGATAAAATGATGGCTAACAGGGAGCAACGTTTAACCAAGCCAATGATCCGAAAGGAAGGTAAACTGGTTGAAGCTTCTTGGGATGATGCTATGACCTTGATCACTAACAAGTTTAAGGAAGCTATAGCTGCAAGTGGCCCCGAAAGTGTTGGTTATTATGGTTCAGGTCAGTTGTATGCAGAGGAATCTTACACCGCCAATAAACTATTCAAGGCAGGTATCCAGTCCAATAATGTAGATGGAAATCCAAGGCTATGCATGGCTTCTGCCGCAGTAGGGTATACACAGACTTTTGGTAAGGACGAGCCACCTGGCGCTTATGAAGATATTGACCATGCAGAATGTTTCTTCCTGATTGGTTCCAATACATATGAATGTCACCCGCCATTGTTTGAACGGATAATGATCCGCAAAAAATCCAACCCAAAAGTCAAGATCATAGTCATTGACCCTCGAAGAACCAAGACTGCAGAACATGCTGACCTGCATTTGGCTGTAATTCCCGGTACTGATTTACTTCTTCTGAACTCAATGCTTTACACATTGATCGAGATGGGACTTTATGACAATGAGTTTGTCAATGAACATATCAATTTCAATGATGGTAAACAGAATGTCAGTTTTGAGGATTACAAAAAGTTTTTGGCGGATTACAAACCTGAAGACATAGCTGAGGAATTGGGTGTTTCTGCAAGGGAAATCAGAAGGGCTGCTTATATGTTTGGCAATTCAAAGGCGACGATGTCTTTGTGGACAATGGGGATTAACCAACGAATTCAAGGTGTTTTCCTTAATAATACCTTGAACAGCATGCACCTTGTAACAGGGCATATCAATAGACCTGGCGCTACACCACTTTCACTTACTGGACAATGTAATGCCTGTGGAGGAGTAAGGGATACAGGGTCGTTATCACATATGCTTCCAAATGGCAGGCTGATTGCCAAGGAACAGCACCGTAATGAGATGGAAGAACTATGGGGTGTGAAAAAGGGTACCATAAATCCTAAACCAGGGTATGATGCGATCAATATGTTTAAAGCCATGGTGGAAGATAAACTCAAATGCTGTTTGGTAATGTGTACCAATCCAGCACAGTCAGTTCCCAATGCAGATTACTATCGAGAGGGAATGGAGAAATGCTTCTTGGTGGTGGCAGATGTATTTGAAACGGAGACTACCAAATTGGCAGATGTCGTGTTACCAGCAGCTTTGTATATAGAGAAGGAGGGCGTATATGGTCAGACAGAAAGAAGGTATCAGCTGATTGAGAAACTCATTGACCCGCCAGGTGAAGCAAGAAGTGACTTGGAAATTTTGGGAGAGTTTGCTGAAAGGATGGGTTATGGAGGGTTGATCAAGGCAAGAACACCTCATGATGTTTGGGAAGAATACAGAGAGCTTTCTTCGCACAGTAAATACAACTTTAAGGGAATTACATACGAAAGGCTCAAAGAGGAGAGAGGTATTCAGTGGCCTTGTCCAAGTGAAGACCATCCCGGTACGGTCAGGAGGTATACAGAAGGTGATCCATTTGTGCCAAAAGGAAAGAAACACTATTTCTATGGAAAGCCTGATGGGAAGGCTGTCGTTTTTTTGAGACCCTATATCAAAACGAAAGAGCAACTCTCTGAACAACGACCATTGTTCCTGACAACAGGTAGGGTTATCTCCCAATGGCATACAGGTACGATGACACGTTTGGTGGATGAACTGAAAAACTCTAGTGGAGATGCATGTTTGGTATTGCATCCAGAAGATGCCCTGAAGCTCGGTCTGAAAGAGGGGGATATGGCGAAGATTGATAGCAGTAGAGGTGAAATGATGGGTAAAGTCAAGATTTCTGAAAATGAGACACCAGGTGTTGTTTTTGCCGCATTTTATGACCCTAATTTCTTGGTCAATAAAGTGGTTTCAGACGATTATGATCCTGTATCAAAAGAGCCTGCATATAAGGTAACAGCTGTAAGTGTATCCAAGTCGTTACCACTCCAAAACAGATAG
- a CDS encoding 7-carboxy-7-deazaguanine synthase QueE produces MVKSVIEQGKAVTKTALPLMEDFYTVQGEGVYTGHAAYFIRLAGCDVGCVWCDVKESWDEEAHPTVKVEDIVSKAAAMPGRLAVITGGEPLMHDISYLTQKLKEAGFQVNIETSGAHPLSGDLDWITFSPKKFKQPLPEIYEKAHELKVVVFNKSDFAFAEEFAEKMAPDCKLYLQPEWSKHEKMMPLIVDYVKENPKWHISLQTHKFMQIP; encoded by the coding sequence ATGGTAAAGAGCGTTATTGAGCAAGGTAAAGCTGTAACCAAGACAGCACTTCCATTGATGGAAGATTTTTATACTGTCCAAGGCGAAGGCGTTTACACAGGACATGCAGCTTATTTTATTCGTTTGGCTGGCTGTGATGTAGGTTGTGTTTGGTGTGATGTGAAAGAGTCATGGGATGAAGAAGCACACCCAACCGTTAAGGTAGAAGATATTGTGAGTAAGGCTGCGGCTATGCCTGGCAGGTTGGCAGTGATTACGGGTGGTGAACCACTGATGCATGACATTTCTTACCTTACTCAAAAACTGAAAGAGGCGGGATTCCAAGTCAATATTGAGACTTCAGGAGCACATCCACTATCAGGTGATTTGGATTGGATCACTTTCTCTCCTAAAAAATTCAAGCAACCCCTTCCGGAAATCTATGAGAAAGCTCATGAACTGAAGGTGGTTGTCTTCAATAAGAGTGATTTTGCTTTTGCAGAGGAATTTGCCGAAAAAATGGCACCTGATTGTAAACTGTACTTGCAACCTGAGTGGAGCAAGCACGAAAAGATGATGCCGCTGATCGTGGACTATGTCAAGGAAAACCCTAAGTGGCATATTTCGCTTCAGACACACAAGTTTATGCAAATCCCTTAA